In Leptolyngbya sp. O-77, the genomic window TCGAGTAAATAAATCATCTTTGCCCACATCATCCTTATCTAGACTAGAGATCTCCACTAGAGATCTCCACTAGATATACCAAAACGTTATGAAGCCGAACAAACCCTAAAAAGCTGAGATCCTTGAATAGTGGACTTTCTATGTCCTGGGCTATGCTCAGCCTAATATCTGATTGATTCTGATTGATATAGATGCTGAGTGCTGTTTGATGAAACAATCTGCAATTGAACCTCATTAGTTTTAGGGGAGTAGGATACTTGTGGATATGAATGCTTCTCCTATCTTGCAGGCTTCTGACAAAGCCGGAGACAACTCCAAAGTACAACCCATGAAACAGACAGACCCATTACAGCCTCAGGAGTCGAGCGAGATAGCACCCTCAAATCAGAAAGCGCCGCTTCAAGAACGAACAAGTGCTTTGCTTCAGCAGTATGAAGCCGCTCCTTATCCAGAAATGCTGGTTGATCAACCTGTTCAGCTAGACGCTGTGACACTCTATCAACACAACCTCACTACACCCTACTATTTGCTGCATCGTCGGGTCGTGTCTTTGCAAGATAAGGTGATTTTGGATGTGGGCTGTGGCAGTGGATATACGTCGCTGCGATTGGCGATCGCCAATCCAGGAGCAAAAGTCATTGGAGTAGACATATCACCTACTTCGATTATGATGGCTAGGGAGCGCCTCGCCCAGGCTCAACACCTGCCAGTTGAGTTCCACGTCTTGTCTATCGAAGAACTGCAAACCCTAGAAATGCAGTTCGATTATATTAACTGCGACGAGGTGCTTTATATCTTACCTGACCCTGCCGCCGCTTTGCGCGTCATGAAGAGAATGCTCAAGCCTTGTGGCATCCTGCGAGCCAACTTGCACAGCGCAATTCAGCGGCAGCACTTTTATCGGGCACAGCAGATGTTGTCTCTCCTGGGCGTGTTTCATGAAAAGGCCGGAGCCACAGAGACGAATTTGGTGCGGGAGGTGATGACGGCAATGCCAGACTGGGTAGACCTTAAGGAAAAAACCTGGACTCCAGATGTCAGCGGACAGGTGAGCGACCAAATGATTCGAATGAACTACCTGCTGCAAGGTGACAAAGGCTACACCATTCCTGAACTCTTTGCCCTGCTGAACTCGGTGGGCTTGCGATTTGTAGACATGGTGAACTGGCAACAGTGGAATCTGCCGCTCTTATTTGGCTCCCTAGAAGAGATGCCAGCATGGATTGGAATCATGTTGCCCCAGTTTTCCTATGAAACACAGTTGCAGCTCTATGAGCTAATTCATCCCATCCATCGGCTGCTCGATTTTTGGTGTAC contains:
- a CDS encoding class I SAM-dependent methyltransferase is translated as MLQQYEAAPYPEMLVDQPVQLDAVTLYQHNLTTPYYLLHRRVVSLQDKVILDVGCGSGYTSLRLAIANPGAKVIGVDISPTSIMMARERLAQAQHLPVEFHVLSIEELQTLEMQFDYINCDEVLYILPDPAAALRVMKRMLKPCGILRANLHSAIQRQHFYRAQQMLSLLGVFHEKAGATETNLVREVMTAMPDWVDLKEKTWTPDVSGQVSDQMIRMNYLLQGDKGYTIPELFALLNSVGLRFVDMVNWQQWNLPLLFGSLEEMPAWIGIMLPQFSYETQLQLYELIHPIHRLLDFWCTHAETQPAGPLPFHWCLPSLKRSDRIFLHPQLQPVTVRAALEDCIVHHRPFALEPHLPILGAKPILLDSSLAACLLPLWDGSHTIEAIARLWQHLHPLHPCTLSPISLDNALKTVSDLLETLLPDLYVMVEPHD